The region CCGACACCCCTAGTAACAACTCTTCCGATACATCCAACATTTCCTCTCCCACCTCAACAATTGCTCATAACCCTTTCGCAATAGCTCACATAAGGAAATTCAGCAGAGAAGTCTAAATGATTATCTCCATCCTACTCGTACTCCTACCCCTTCTTGTATCATCTTTCCACCTAATATGCCTAACTTTGAATTTAAACCTGGCATTATTCAACTCTTGCCAAATTTCCATTGGTTAGAAAATGAAAATCCTTATGTGcatattagggaatttgtggAGGTAGTGGCCACTTTCTATAACCAAGCTAATATCGCGGATACTATGCGATTAAAGTTTTTTCCCTTCTCTTTGAATGATAAGGCTAAAAGCTGGTTATACTCTCTGAGACCaaggtctattggaacatgggaaGAAATGACATCGTCATTCTTTCACAAATATTTCCCTAACCACAAGACCAATGGCTTAAAAAGACAAATTTTTACCTTTTCCCAAAAAGACAATGAAACTctctatcaagtctgggaaaggTTTAAAGAATTGTTGACTCTTTGTCCCCACCATGGCTATGAAAAATGGCGCCTAGTTAGCTatttctatgaaggcctcacaaTTCGTGAACGCCAATTTGTAGAAATTAtgtgcaatggtgaattcctccaAAAAGATCCTGAAGAGGCCTTGGAATATCTCAATGAGCTTGTAGAAAAATCTCATACttggactggtccaagtgctactaAAAGCACCAACAGAAATTGACCAGCAAGAATTTACCAATTGAGGGAGGAAGACAGTCTAAAAGCCCAAGTTGAGTCCTTAACAAAGAAACTCGAGACCTTTAAGACAAAAGGTGGGCAAGGACTACATATGATTTCCCAAGCAGAAACACGTGAGCCATGATTTGTTTGTGGAGAAACGGATCATTTAGTtaaggactgcttagcttttAGTGAAATGAGGGGGTTTATGAagagcaatgcaatgccttaggggcctATAATAAGCCATTCTCtcatacgtacaaccctggttggaaaaaccacccaaatttcagctAGAGAGATCCCAACCAAGCACAATCTTCTGGAGggcaatggagaaatgagcactAGTCTCAACCATCTAAGGCTCAATCTACTCCTCAAAACAATGCTCCACTTCGAAGGGGTTCTCTTGAGAACACCCTTCATTCATTCATGGAGGAGCAGGCCAAAATAAATCgtcaaatgatggaagaaatcaaggaaatgaaaagtcaattttcAAAACTGACTGGATCCTTGGTTAATTCTGAAAGAGGCAAACTTCCTTCTCAGCCTCAATTCAATACACAAGGGCAACATATGGCTCAAACCTCTAACTCCAACGATCAAAACGTTAAGGAGGCTAATGCCATCACAACTAGAAGTGGTAAAGCTTTGGAAGATCCACCGATACTAAATGCTACTTTAAAATCTCCAAATGTTGTCTCTGACAGTAATGCTTTTGCAAAAGTTCCATTTCCCTAGGCTCTAAGACCTGCTGGAAAAATTCCTGAAAATCGAGGagaaatccttgagcacttgacacaagtgaagataaatcttcctttgcttcacatcatcaAACAAGTGTCAGCCTATTctaaaatcatcaaggatctttgcACTGGAAAAAGGAAGCATCATGTCAAGAAGAATGCTTTCTTGACTGAGCAAGTAAGTGAGGTAATTGAACAAAAGACACCGCCAAaatacaaagatcctggttgtcccaccatttcctGTCAAATTGGGACTCATGAATTTAGCCAAGCTTTGCTAGACTTAGGAGCGAGTGTCAATCtcatgccttattctgtttactcgcaacttggtcttggtgaaatCAAGCCTACTTCTGTAGTCTTACAGTCGGCTGATCATTCTATTAAGAAGCTTtggggtattgttgaggatgttcTTGTTCAAGTTGACAAATTCTATTACCCCGTTGACTTTCTCATTCTAGATACTTAATCTGAGGTTAACATGGAGTAAAAAATCCCTATCATACTTGGAAGACCTTTCCTTGCTACAGCTAATGCCCTtattaactgtaggaatggtctcatgaaaatatCTTTTGGGAATATCACTCTCAAGGTCAATAATTTTCATGTTACAAAGCAACCACATGATGATGATGAGTGTTATCAGACATTTCTGATTGACACGTTCATTCCTGAGGAGATTCAATTGCAAAGCAATTCTGAtgatcttgatgaactcctctcTTTTTCTGAAAGTTCGGATTTTGATGAGTCGATTAATGAAATTTCCTATTACAAAGACTCACAAAATGGAAGAACAAAGTGTTGGCAAtctcgctttgaagagctacctagTGAAAGGGaaaagtcaaaaccttttgttgAAGAGGTTCCCATTGTTAAGTTATCCCAATTACCTGAGGGTTTAAAACATGTCTTCTTGGGAGATGGTGATACCTTTCCTGTTATCATTTCATCCAAACATGATCCTTCACAAGAAATTAAGCTACTGCAAAATCTTAAATCTACATTAGGTTGGATGATCGCTGATATTAAAGGTATTAtccctttaatttgctcccatcgaatcaatctggaggacGGGGCAATCCCTCGAAGAGATCCTCAAAGAAGATTGAACCCCTCAATGAAAGAAGTTGTGAAAAATGAAGTGCTAAAACTTCTGGATGCAGACATCATTTATCCAGTGCATGATAGAAAATGGGTTAGTCCAACTCAAGTAGTGCCCAAAAAGTCGGTTGTAACTGTTGTTGAAAATGAGCAAGGGGCCCTTGTCCCCACAAGAACTGTGACGGgttggcgcatgtgcattgactatcgaaAGTTGAATTCTGCCACCCGCAAAGATCATTTCCCCCTTCCATTCATTGACCAAATCCTTGAACGTGTGgctggtcatcctttctattgctTTGTTGATGGCTATTCAGGCTactatcaaattgagattgcaatggaggatcaagataagaccactttcacatGTCCTTTTGGTACTTATGCTTTTCGGTGTATGCCATTTGGActgtgtaatgcaccagccaccTTCCAAAGGTGCATGATGAGTATTTTCAGTGACATGGTTGAaaaatgtatggaagtattcatggatgatttaaCAGTCTTTGGAAACTCTTTTGACGCATGTCTTCTTAATTTAGAAGCTGTTTTGACACGATGTATTGAGAAAGGTCTTGTactcaattgggaaaaatgccatttcatggtatCTTCAGGCATAGTCTTGAGACACATTATCTCTGaaagaggaattgaggttgatcagtCTAAGATTGATCTCATTTCTAATTTTCCCACTCCAAAAACTGTCAAAGATGTCAGATCTTTTCTTAGGCATGCTTGTTTTTATAGAAGGTTCATTCAAAACTTTTCAGTGATTTCTCATCCGCTATGTAACCTCTTAGCCAAAGATGGTACTTTTGAGTGGACTCCTAAGTTGAGGATGCTTTCCAAACACTTGTTGCAAAATTGACTTCTGCTCCTATTATGCAGTCACCTGATTGGAATTTGCCTTTTGAAATCATGTATGATGCCAGCAATTTCGTTGTGGGAGCTGTTTTgggacaacgaagggaggggaaaccttTTGTTGTCTACTATGCCAGTCGAGCTCTTAATAGTGCCCAAATGAACTATTCTACTACTGGAAAAGAGATGTTTCCCGTTGTCTTTGCTCTTGACAATTTCGTGCATACTTGATTGGCTCACCCATTATGATCTTCACAGATAATTCTGCCCTTAAgtacctcctttccaaaaaggatgctaaggcgtgcttaatacggtggatcctttTATTGCAAGAATTTGACATCacaatcaaagacaagaaaggtgttcAAAATGTTGTTGCGGATCACTTGTCCCAACTTGAATTCAGTGATTCCGCTAATGGTCCACCTATTCGtgatgatttccccgatgaacaaCTGCTTGTTGTTACTAAGTTACCGTGGTATGCACACATTGCTAACTgcttagtaacaggtgaacttCCTTCTGAGTGGAGTTCACAAGACAGACTCAAGTTTCTAGTTGAGGTGCACAATTTTTATTGGGATGATCCATACTTGTTAAAGTATTGCCTCGACCAGATCATGCAGAGATGCCTCCTTgatgatgaggtgtctagtgttcTGAAATTTTTTCataatgatgcttgtggtggtcacttctctgtgaagaaaactgctgcaaaaatcttacagtgttatctttattggcccacttttttcaaagacaccaatgaatTTTGCCGTTCATGTGTGAGGTGCCAGAAGTTAGGTTCTTTGTCCCGCCATCAAATGATGCctttgaacccaattcttgtgattgagatatttgattgttggggaaaagattttatgggaccatttccatctTCTTCTGGTTACATTTACATTCTCCTTgttgtggattatgtttccaaatgggtcgaggtTGTACCCTGTCAAACCAACGATAATGAAACAATTACCAAGCTCTTGAAAGAGAATATTTTGTCAAGGTTCAGTACGCCTCGTGCCATCATTAGTGATCAAGGCATTCATTTTCGCAATAAGTCTTTTGAGGCTCTCATGCGCAAATATGGTGTACTTCATAAGGTTGTTAATTCCTATCATCCACAAACCAATGGGCAAGCagagttagccaatagggagataaaacaaaTTCTTGAAAAAACGGTAAATCCCGACTGAAAAGATTGGTCTTCTCGTCTTCTTGACGCACTCTGGGCATACTGTATtgctttcaaatcccctcttgggatgtctccctatcgacTTGTTTATGGGAAAGCCTGTCATTTGCCTATTGAACTTGAGCATAAGGCATATTGGGCTGTCAAAGCCCTTAATTTTGATCTTAGTGCTGCAGGCATTAATCGTAAACTCCAGCTGTCAAAAATTGAGGAGTTGCGCaatgatgcatatgacaattccaggatATGCAAGGAAAAAAATGAAAGGTGCTCATGATAAACAAATCCTGCAAAAGCATTTCGAGGTTAATCAAAAGGTGCATCTTTATGATTCTTGGTTGCATTTCCACCCACATAAGTTGAGATCATGATGGATTGGTCCATTTGTGGTGACACAAGTTTTTCCCAATGGTTCTATTGAGGTTAAGGACCCAATCGATGGGAGAATTTTCAGagtcaatggtcagagattgaagcattaCATCAAGAGTGTGAGTCATGTCGAAGAGGTcttccttgaggaccctgtttataCACTTTGAGTGGTTTATTtcttttacatgttttattttattttatttttctgtttttattttatttttgtgtgttttcgtttttttgtttgtttttggtTTGTTTTGTTGTTATCAGGCAGTTTCAACTATCGCCCCATGGATATTGTCATCtaccaggtgttctctttccttaTCCTTTTCCTTATGTATGTGTTTTGACATTGAGGTCACTGTCTGATTTTCGGTTGGGGTGGTGAGCTCTGGTGAGCATTCATTTGGAGAATTACATTGTTGTGTTGAATtcttaagtcaaattttctcaaaattttctaaGCAAGATTGAAAAATATGGGGTTTGAGTTGGTTTTTCCTATGTTTGGCTATTACAGAGTAATTTCCAGAGTTCTTTaatgcactttccaaacatgtggtaagatggttgttaacacaaatagttgagaaaattttcaagtttaaagttttccatttcttggtgagttgtgagagttgagaaaacgactttttgaacttttattgatcatttgagttgatgaattcaaatttttggaatttaaaacatgacatgtACTGGAGGGATAATTTCATGTTTAGAAGAgcctttgttgtaattttattttcatgtttccttttgttcaagtaTTTATATGTTGCctcttgtaaaaaaaataaaaaaaaattaaataaaaaaaagaaaaataatgataataatagaacaagagcaacatttcgttattgtgttttcttttttatgttattgtcaaaaaaaaattgttccatattaaaaaaatgaatgaaagaaACATCACTTCATatgtttcttaaaaaaataagTGTTCTTttctatatttataattttcttttagTTGGCTCTTTATTCTTCAAGTTTCTTgtgtaaatcccaaaggttgtttgtcatttgaattctaaTTATTTGATTTGTCTATCAtgtgatcaatatttgttcaaattgTTTGTCTTAAAAAGTTTTGCCCTCTCTCATTTGAGCGTTAAGTGTTACAATTCCAACTCCAAGTGTGTCATCTgtcccataaaaaaaaaatactttcaatgtgtgtgaggaatttggagttgagtcCTTTATgcttttgagttttttttttatactatttgtgttatggcTTGTGGTAAGAAAtggatatggtttggtgcacacacacacaactctaGGGTTACAACTAAATAGTTTGCATAGCAATTTCTGAATGCTTGATGATATTTTCAAAGTGCTTGGTTGGTTTTGATTGGGTTGACTTAATTATTCAGCTTGATAATTTTCTTCTccacttgaattgctagggactagcaataagttgGTTGGGGGGTGTGAATGGTGGTGAAAAATTCATATTTATTGATctcaaatgttaaattaaattaaattataattaatattttcaagaaattaatgaaaaatatattttacaactGAAAACATTTAGTTTGAATTTAATTTGGTTTATTTTGCAGGAATTATGTGCATTTTGAtacaaataaaaaagaaagaattaaTTGCGAAAGAAAGAGATGGAAAAGTGGCGTATTTGGAATAATGATGAAATAAATGGTAGAAAAGAAGAGGAGCCCAACCCAAGTGATTTCTTTGATCTCAAGCCAGGCCCAGCTTTACATTTCTCTCTACGTGACATGTGATCAATATTAAGATAAATCTTTGCTACTCCTATCTATCAAATACCAAGGATCCACATCCAATTAAGACAATGATTTCCCTGACAGAGTTTACCAAGATTATGCTTCGTTGGTAGTATTCTCAATCAGTCCCATTGTGTGCTAGAATTCCAAGGCATCAATATCTCAATTATATTTGACTAAATTGGAGAAATCAATTTGCTACAATTAGTtttccattattattttattcaaattaatgaGAAAATCAATTCTAATTAATTCGCTTTTCATTTCCCATTAAACGGTTTTAGCATGACAAAATGCTATATAAAGGGGACCTTTTGTATATATTGTTGAGGATGTAATTTTCATTAGCAAAAGCTATAGTTAATTTAGTCTCATTTTGTctatttcttctcatattttctct is a window of Humulus lupulus chromosome 4, drHumLupu1.1, whole genome shotgun sequence DNA encoding:
- the LOC133832325 gene encoding uncharacterized protein LOC133832325, which codes for MKISFGNITLKVNNFHVTKQPHDDDECYQTFLIDTFIPEEIQLQSNSDDLDELLSFSESSDFDESINEISYYKDSQNGRTKCWQSRFEELPSEREKSKPFVEEVPIVKLSQLPEGLKHVFLGDGDTFPVIISSKHDPSQEIKLLQNLKSTLGWMIADIKGIIPLICSHRINLEDGAIPRRDPQRRLNPSMKEVVKNEVLKLLDADIIYPVHDRKWVSPTQVVPKKSVVTVVENEQGALVPTRTVTGWRMCIDYRKLNSATRKDHFPLPFIDQILERVAGHPFYCFVDGYSATFQRCMMSIFSDMVEKCMEVFMDDLTVFGNSFDACLLNLEAVLTRCIEKGLVLNWEKCHFMVSSGIVLRHIISERGIEVDQSKIDLISNFPTPKTVKDSPDWNLPFEIMYDASNFVVGAVLGQRREGKPFVVYYASRALNSAQMNYSTTGKEMFPVVFALDNFKGVQNVVADHLSQLEFSDSANGPPIRDDFPDEQLLVVTKLPWYAHIANCLVTGELPSEWSSQDRLKFLVEVHNFYWDDPYLLKYCLDQIMQRCLLDDEVSSVLKFFHNDACGDFMGPFPSSSGYIYILLVVDYVSKWVEVVPCQTNDNETITKLLKENILSRFSTPRAIISDQGIHFRNKSFEALMRKYGVLHKVVNSYHPQTNGQAELANREIKQILEKTAYWAVKALNFDLSAAGINRKLQLSKIEELRNDAYDNSRICKEKNERQFQLSPHGYCHLPGVLFPYPFPYVCVLTLRSLSDFRLGW